A single genomic interval of Chryseobacterium paludis harbors:
- the rplT gene encoding 50S ribosomal protein L20, translated as MPRSVNAVASRARRKKIMKQAKGFFGRRKNVWTVAKNAVHKAMQYAYRGRKEKKRNFRSLWITRINAGAREHGMSYSQFMGALKKNDVELNRKVLADLAMNHPEAFKAVVDQVK; from the coding sequence ATGCCTAGATCAGTAAATGCAGTAGCTTCAAGAGCTCGCAGAAAAAAAATCATGAAACAAGCTAAAGGTTTTTTCGGTAGAAGAAAGAACGTTTGGACTGTAGCTAAAAACGCGGTACACAAAGCAATGCAATATGCTTACCGTGGAAGAAAAGAGAAAAAGAGAAATTTCAGATCACTTTGGATCACTCGTATCAACGCGGGAGCTAGAGAACATGGAATGTCTTACTCTCAGTTTATGGGAGCTCTTAAAAAGAACGATGTAGAACTTAACAGAAAGGTTTTAGCAGATTTAGCAATGAATCACCCTGAAGCTTTCAAAGCAGTTGTAGATCAAGTAAAATAA
- the rpmI gene encoding 50S ribosomal protein L35: MPKLKTKSGAKKRFALTGTGKIKRKNAYKSHILTKKETKQKRNLTQTSYVAAVDVKSVKRQLAIK; this comes from the coding sequence ATGCCAAAATTAAAAACGAAATCAGGTGCTAAGAAACGTTTTGCCCTTACTGGAACAGGTAAGATCAAAAGAAAAAACGCTTACAAAAGCCACATCTTAACTAAAAAAGAAACTAAGCAAAAGAGAAATCTTACGCAAACTTCTTATGTTGCTGCAGTGGACGTAAAAAGTGTTAAACGTCAATTAGCAATTAAGTAG
- a CDS encoding alpha/beta fold hydrolase, protein MSTIQLKDGTEIYYKDWGKGQPIFFHHGWPLSSDDWDAQMLFFLEKGYRVIAHDRRGHGRSTQTSEGHDMDTYASDVAEIVTALDLKDVIHVGHSTGGGEVIRYVAQHSKGRAAKAVLISAVTPIMVKTDNNPNGIPMSVFDEIRHNTATQRQQYFVDFSLAFYGYNREGAKISQGIRDNWWRQGMMGSIKAHYDCIKAFSETDFTEDLKSVDVPVLVLHGEDDQIVPYEITGVVAAKLVKNGKLITYPGFPHGMPTTEAETINKDLLEFFQS, encoded by the coding sequence ATGAGTACTATTCAATTAAAAGACGGAACAGAAATTTATTACAAAGATTGGGGAAAAGGTCAACCAATATTCTTTCACCATGGATGGCCGTTATCCAGCGATGATTGGGATGCACAAATGTTATTTTTTTTAGAAAAAGGATATAGAGTGATTGCTCATGACAGAAGGGGTCATGGAAGATCTACGCAAACTTCGGAAGGACATGATATGGATACTTATGCATCCGATGTGGCAGAAATTGTAACTGCATTAGACTTAAAAGATGTTATTCATGTTGGTCATTCTACTGGAGGTGGCGAAGTGATCCGATACGTAGCCCAACATAGTAAAGGCAGAGCTGCAAAAGCAGTTTTAATAAGTGCAGTAACGCCGATTATGGTAAAAACGGATAATAATCCGAACGGAATTCCAATGTCTGTTTTTGATGAGATCCGTCACAATACGGCAACACAGAGACAACAATATTTTGTAGATTTTTCATTGGCTTTTTATGGATATAACAGAGAAGGCGCAAAAATATCTCAGGGTATTCGTGATAACTGGTGGAGACAGGGAATGATGGGATCCATTAAAGCTCATTATGACTGTATAAAAGCGTTTTCTGAAACTGACTTCACAGAAGATCTTAAAAGCGTAGATGTTCCCGTATTGGTATTACATGGAGAAGATGATCAAATTGTACCTTACGAAATTACAGGTGTTGTAGCTGCCAAGCTGGTAAAAAATGGAAAACTAATTACCTATCCTGGCTTTCCTCACGGTATGCCTACTACAGAAGCAGAAACTATTAATAAGGATCTGCTGGAATTCTTTCAATCTTAA
- the infC gene encoding translation initiation factor IF-3 produces the protein MRRPVQEDLHQINGKIRAREVRLVGDNVEPGVYPLDKALQIAKEQELDLVVISDKAEPFIARILDYKKFLYEQKKKQKELKAKQIKVVVKEIRFGPQTDDHDYEFKKKHAEKFLEEGSKLKTYVFFKGRSIIFKDQGEILLLKLAQELEHVGKVDQLPKLEGKRMIMMMSPKKPAK, from the coding sequence ATGCGTCGTCCAGTACAGGAGGATTTGCATCAAATTAATGGTAAAATCAGAGCCCGTGAGGTTCGTTTGGTAGGTGACAATGTTGAACCCGGAGTTTACCCATTAGATAAGGCTTTGCAGATAGCCAAGGAACAAGAATTAGACTTGGTTGTGATTTCCGACAAAGCGGAACCTTTTATTGCAAGAATATTAGACTATAAAAAGTTTTTATACGAGCAAAAGAAAAAACAAAAGGAACTTAAAGCGAAGCAAATAAAAGTAGTTGTAAAAGAGATCCGTTTTGGACCTCAGACTGACGACCACGATTATGAATTTAAGAAGAAGCACGCTGAAAAATTCCTGGAAGAAGGTTCAAAACTTAAAACCTACGTATTTTTTAAAGGACGTTCAATTATCTTTAAAGATCAGGGAGAGATCCTACTTTTAAAACTTGCGCAAGAACTTGAGCATGTAGGTAAGGTAGATCAATTACCTAAATTAGAAGGTAAAAGAATGATTATGATGATGAGTCCTAAAAAACCAGCAAAATAA
- the thrS gene encoding threonine--tRNA ligase — MIKITLPDNSVKEFDGEVTSLDVAKSISEGLARNTISAIVNGKQVEITTPITTDSTVQLLTWNDDLGKKAFWHSSAHLLAQAILEFYPNAKLTIGPAIESGFYYDVDFGDESLSEKDFEKIEKKVLENAKKGSTFSLYPVSKEEALKTYADNPYKVELISNLNDGEITFVTHDNFTDLCRGGHIPNTGIVKAVKILNAAGAYWRGNEKNPQLTRVYGISFPKQKELTEYLEKLEEAKRRDHRKLGKELGIFAFSEKVGAGLPLWLPKGTALRRKLENFLSDAQKKGGYEFVMSPHIGSKELYVTSGHWDKYGADSFQPIKTPNEGEEFLLKPMNCPHHCEIYKTSQWSYRDLPKRYAEFGTVYRYEQSGELHGLTRVRGFTQDDAHLFCTPDQLSEEFEKVIDLTLYVFKSLGFEDFVTQVSLRDPENKEKYIGSDENWEKAENAIINAAQKKGLKTVIEYGEAAFYGPKLDFMVKDALGRKWQLGTIQVDYNLPERFDLHYIGNDNEKHRPVMIHRAPFGSMERFIAILLENTAGDFPLWLSPDQFIILPISEKYVDYSKKVSQFLENHDISGLIDDRNEKTGRKIRDAEMKKIPFMLVVGENEEKDGTISVRRRGEGDLGVMKMEDFVNYFKKEAAI, encoded by the coding sequence ATGATAAAAATTACACTTCCAGACAATAGTGTCAAAGAATTCGACGGAGAAGTTACTTCTCTAGATGTGGCAAAATCTATAAGCGAGGGATTGGCTAGAAATACCATTTCCGCAATTGTTAACGGCAAACAAGTAGAGATTACCACACCTATAACGACGGATTCTACGGTACAGCTATTGACATGGAATGATGATCTTGGAAAGAAAGCTTTTTGGCATTCTTCTGCCCACCTTTTGGCGCAGGCAATCCTGGAATTTTATCCAAATGCTAAGTTGACTATCGGACCTGCTATTGAAAGCGGTTTTTATTATGATGTAGATTTCGGTGACGAAAGTTTATCTGAAAAGGATTTTGAGAAAATTGAAAAGAAAGTATTGGAAAATGCTAAAAAAGGTTCTACCTTCTCATTATATCCTGTTTCTAAAGAAGAAGCATTAAAAACATATGCAGACAATCCGTATAAAGTAGAATTGATCTCTAATCTTAATGATGGGGAAATTACTTTTGTAACCCATGATAATTTCACAGACTTATGTCGTGGCGGCCATATTCCAAATACAGGAATTGTAAAAGCTGTAAAAATATTAAATGCAGCCGGAGCTTACTGGAGAGGAAATGAGAAAAACCCTCAGTTGACAAGAGTATATGGTATTTCTTTCCCTAAACAGAAGGAACTTACTGAGTATCTTGAAAAATTAGAGGAAGCAAAAAGAAGAGACCACAGAAAGCTAGGAAAAGAATTAGGAATTTTTGCATTCTCTGAAAAAGTAGGTGCCGGACTTCCGTTATGGCTTCCAAAAGGGACTGCTTTAAGAAGAAAATTAGAAAACTTCCTTAGTGATGCTCAGAAAAAAGGCGGTTATGAGTTTGTAATGTCTCCACATATTGGTTCAAAAGAACTTTATGTAACTTCAGGACATTGGGATAAATATGGAGCAGATAGCTTTCAGCCTATTAAAACGCCTAATGAAGGAGAAGAGTTTTTACTAAAACCAATGAACTGTCCTCACCACTGTGAAATCTATAAAACTTCACAATGGAGCTATAGAGATCTTCCAAAAAGATATGCAGAATTCGGAACAGTTTACCGATATGAGCAAAGTGGAGAGCTTCACGGTTTAACAAGAGTTCGTGGATTTACTCAGGATGATGCCCATTTATTCTGTACTCCGGATCAGCTTTCAGAAGAATTCGAAAAAGTAATAGATTTAACACTTTATGTTTTTAAATCTTTAGGATTTGAGGATTTTGTAACTCAGGTTTCTTTAAGAGATCCTGAAAACAAAGAAAAATATATCGGTTCTGATGAGAATTGGGAGAAAGCAGAAAATGCGATTATCAATGCGGCACAGAAAAAAGGATTAAAGACAGTTATCGAATATGGTGAAGCGGCATTTTATGGCCCTAAACTGGATTTCATGGTGAAAGATGCTTTAGGAAGAAAATGGCAGCTGGGAACAATCCAGGTAGATTATAATCTTCCGGAAAGATTTGATCTTCATTATATAGGAAACGATAATGAAAAGCATAGACCGGTAATGATTCACAGAGCACCATTTGGTTCTATGGAACGTTTTATTGCCATATTATTAGAAAATACTGCAGGTGATTTTCCATTATGGTTAAGCCCTGATCAGTTTATAATTCTACCGATAAGTGAAAAATATGTAGATTATTCAAAAAAAGTTTCACAATTTTTGGAAAATCACGATATTAGCGGTCTGATTGATGACAGAAATGAGAAGACAGGAAGAAAGATCCGTGATGCGGAAATGAAAAAGATCCCTTTCATGCTGGTTGTCGGTGAGAATGAAGAAAAAGACGGTACAATTTCTGTAAGAAGACGTGGAGAAGGAGATCTCGGCGTAATGAAGATGGAAGATTTCGTCAATTATTTTAAAAAAGAAGCAGCAATATAA
- a CDS encoding dipeptidase, with the protein MSTFNIDLHCDLLYYLLDPKSDIHDKQLGCSLPYLKEGNVKLQVMAIYSATGKNSITEGIRQSEVFADLLNTDDFFLFNTQNYSNSENSNRVGVLASIENASSFCEEDSSLEEGFKNLETIINNTQKVLYIGITHHSENRFGGGNNSEAGLKEDGKILIDYIADKKIAIDLAHTSDQLAYDILNYTDQKNYKISILASHSNYRSVYKNNRNLPDELVNEVIKRKGLIGLNFIKDYIDHHHPERLYEHIQYALSLGAEDCIAYGGDFFFDKEHPDKSRYPFFFDEFQDATTYNSINKKLSEDFSPGLMEKISHKNALEFIKRL; encoded by the coding sequence ATGAGCACATTCAATATAGATCTACACTGCGATTTACTTTATTATTTATTAGATCCAAAATCTGATATCCATGACAAACAGTTAGGCTGTTCATTACCCTATTTAAAAGAAGGGAATGTAAAGCTACAGGTAATGGCAATTTATTCTGCTACAGGAAAGAACAGTATAACAGAAGGGATCAGGCAAAGTGAAGTGTTTGCTGATTTACTGAATACGGATGATTTCTTTCTATTTAACACTCAGAATTACAGCAATAGTGAAAATTCGAATCGGGTAGGAGTTCTTGCTTCTATTGAAAATGCATCATCATTTTGTGAAGAAGATTCTAGTTTGGAGGAAGGTTTTAAAAATTTGGAAACTATTATTAACAATACTCAGAAGGTTTTATATATAGGAATTACTCATCATTCTGAAAACCGTTTTGGAGGTGGAAATAATTCTGAAGCCGGACTAAAAGAAGATGGTAAAATATTGATCGATTATATAGCAGATAAAAAGATTGCTATTGATTTAGCCCATACAAGTGATCAGTTAGCCTATGACATTCTTAATTATACAGATCAGAAAAATTACAAAATTTCTATTCTGGCAAGCCATTCTAATTATAGAAGTGTATATAAAAATAATAGAAATCTTCCCGATGAATTAGTGAATGAAGTGATCAAAAGAAAGGGTTTGATCGGGCTTAATTTTATTAAAGATTATATTGACCATCATCATCCTGAAAGACTTTATGAACATATTCAATATGCACTGTCCCTAGGCGCTGAAGATTGTATTGCATACGGAGGTGATTTTTTCTTCGATAAAGAGCATCCGGATAAGTCAAGATATCCCTTTTTCTTTGACGAATTTCAAGATGCTACAACTTATAATTCGATCAATAAAAAGTTATCTGAAGACTTTTCTCCAGGGCTTATGGAGAAAATCAGTCATAAAAATGCACTGGAATTTATAAAAAGATTATAG
- a CDS encoding 2-isopropylmalate synthase, whose amino-acid sequence MNSEKIEIFDTTLRDGEQVPGCKLNTEQKLIIAERLDKLGIDVIEAGFPVSSPGDFHSVSEISKLVRNAKVCGLTRANKKDIEIAAEALQHAKRPRIHTGIGTSDSHIRYKFNSTREDILERAVDAVKYAKSFVEDVEFYAEDAGRTDNEFLARVCEAVIKAGATVLNIPDTTGYCLPEEYGQKIKYLKENVSGIDKAVLSCHCHNDLGLATANSIAGVINGARQIECTINGLGERAGNTALEEVVMILKQHKNLNLHTDVNSKMLNEMSFLVSDLMGMPVQPNKAIIGANAFAHSSGIHQDGVIKNRETYEIMNPEDVGVSESSIILTARSGRSALAYRFKHIGFDVTKNELDFLYKEFLKVADMKKEIDNEDLNLMMTALTRKIS is encoded by the coding sequence ATGAATTCCGAAAAGATTGAAATTTTTGATACCACATTGCGTGATGGGGAACAGGTTCCGGGATGTAAGCTGAATACAGAACAAAAATTAATTATAGCCGAAAGGCTTGATAAACTAGGGATTGACGTAATTGAAGCCGGATTTCCGGTATCAAGTCCGGGAGATTTTCATTCTGTTTCTGAAATTTCAAAACTGGTTAGAAATGCAAAAGTATGCGGATTGACCAGAGCCAATAAAAAAGATATAGAAATTGCTGCTGAAGCATTACAGCATGCCAAAAGACCGCGAATCCATACCGGTATTGGAACCTCAGATTCTCATATAAGATATAAGTTCAATTCTACAAGAGAGGATATTCTAGAAAGGGCGGTAGATGCTGTAAAGTATGCTAAAAGTTTTGTAGAAGATGTCGAGTTTTATGCTGAAGATGCCGGAAGAACAGACAATGAATTTTTAGCAAGAGTTTGCGAAGCTGTTATTAAGGCTGGAGCAACAGTTTTAAATATTCCTGATACAACAGGATATTGCTTACCCGAAGAATATGGACAAAAAATTAAGTATTTAAAAGAAAATGTAAGTGGAATAGACAAAGCCGTTTTATCATGTCATTGTCATAATGATCTAGGACTGGCAACTGCAAATTCTATTGCCGGAGTGATCAATGGAGCAAGACAAATCGAATGTACGATCAACGGTTTGGGAGAAAGAGCCGGAAATACAGCATTGGAAGAAGTCGTCATGATTCTGAAGCAACACAAGAATCTAAACCTGCATACCGATGTCAATTCTAAAATGCTTAATGAGATGAGTTTTTTAGTTTCAGATCTTATGGGAATGCCTGTGCAGCCGAATAAAGCAATCATTGGAGCTAATGCTTTCGCTCACAGTTCTGGTATCCATCAGGACGGGGTCATCAAAAATAGAGAAACTTATGAGATTATGAATCCTGAGGATGTGGGGGTAAGTGAGTCTTCCATTATTCTTACTGCCAGAAGTGGTAGATCGGCTTTAGCTTATCGTTTTAAACATATCGGGTTTGATGTTACTAAAAATGAACTCGACTTTTTATACAAAGAATTTTTAAAAGTAGCAGATATGAAAAAAGAAATAGATAACGAAGATCTTAATCTGATGATGACAGCATTGACCAGAAAAATCAGTTAA
- the leuC gene encoding 3-isopropylmalate dehydratase large subunit, whose product MNNNKTLFDKVWDAHVVETVPDGPQIIYIDKHLIHEVTSPQAFAELESRNLEVFRPEQIVATADHNVPTLSQELPIRDESSRNQVEQLTENCKKNNIELYGLGHHYQGIVHIIAPELGITQPGMSIVCGDSHTSTHGAFGAIAFGIGTSQVAQVFASQCLLLNKPKSMRITVNGKLQDHVQPKDVILYIISKVGTNGGTGYFCEYAGSVFEEMSMEGRMTVCNMSIEMGARGGMIAPDEITFEYVKGKPFAPKGEEWKEKLTYWKSLRTEEDAVFDAEFTFDASEIRPMITYGTNPGMGISLYDVIPVPQNESEEKALQYMGLKAGQSPSDIEVNYVFIGSCTNARIEDFRSAAEYIKGKSKSEHVNALIVPGSQLVVKQIYEEGLDKIFSEAGFQIRQPGCSACLAMNDDKIPEGEYCVSTSNRNFEGRQGQGARTILASPLTAAKVAIEGKITAFENLN is encoded by the coding sequence ATGAACAATAATAAAACGCTTTTTGATAAGGTCTGGGACGCTCATGTTGTAGAAACCGTTCCGGATGGACCACAGATTATATATATCGATAAACATCTGATTCATGAAGTAACAAGCCCACAGGCTTTTGCAGAGCTTGAATCCAGAAACCTCGAAGTCTTCAGACCGGAACAGATTGTGGCTACAGCGGACCATAATGTTCCTACACTCAGCCAGGAGTTACCGATCCGTGATGAATCATCAAGGAATCAAGTGGAACAGCTGACAGAAAACTGTAAGAAAAACAATATTGAATTGTATGGGCTTGGACATCATTATCAGGGGATTGTACATATCATTGCTCCGGAATTAGGAATTACCCAACCAGGAATGAGTATTGTTTGCGGAGATAGTCACACCTCTACACATGGTGCTTTCGGAGCAATCGCTTTTGGGATCGGAACAAGTCAGGTAGCGCAGGTTTTTGCCAGTCAGTGTCTGTTGCTTAACAAACCGAAATCAATGAGAATAACGGTAAATGGAAAGCTTCAGGATCATGTTCAGCCAAAAGATGTTATTCTCTATATCATTTCTAAAGTAGGAACCAATGGCGGGACAGGATATTTTTGTGAATATGCAGGATCTGTTTTTGAAGAAATGTCGATGGAAGGAAGAATGACAGTCTGTAATATGAGTATTGAAATGGGAGCCAGAGGAGGAATGATAGCACCGGATGAGATCACATTTGAATATGTAAAAGGAAAACCCTTTGCACCAAAAGGGGAAGAATGGAAAGAAAAACTTACCTATTGGAAAAGCCTTAGAACGGAGGAAGATGCTGTTTTTGATGCCGAATTTACATTTGATGCTTCAGAAATAAGACCTATGATCACCTATGGAACCAATCCGGGAATGGGAATTTCATTGTATGATGTAATTCCTGTACCACAAAATGAATCAGAAGAAAAAGCATTACAGTATATGGGATTAAAGGCTGGGCAATCTCCATCTGATATTGAAGTGAATTACGTATTCATTGGAAGTTGTACAAATGCTAGAATCGAAGATTTCCGTTCAGCAGCCGAATATATTAAAGGGAAAAGTAAATCTGAACATGTTAATGCTTTAATTGTTCCAGGATCTCAGCTTGTTGTAAAACAGATTTATGAGGAAGGACTCGATAAGATTTTCAGTGAAGCCGGATTTCAGATCAGGCAGCCGGGATGCTCAGCTTGCCTTGCTATGAATGATGATAAGATACCGGAAGGTGAATATTGCGTTTCAACATCAAATAGGAATTTTGAAGGCAGACAGGGACAAGGCGCCAGAACTATTCTGGCAAGTCCATTAACGGCTGCTAAAGTAGCTATAGAAGGCAAAATTACTGCCTTTGAAAATTTAAATTAA
- the leuD gene encoding 3-isopropylmalate dehydratase small subunit encodes MQKLTIIKSSAIPLPVENIDTDQIIPARFLKSIDKKGFGDNLFRDWRYDVHTNEPNANFILNKPQYKGEILVAGNNFGCGSSREHAAWSLTDFGFKVIVSSYFADIFKGNALNNGLLPVKVSEDFLKDILKDITENPEEEVIIDVEQQTISFKNKTECFELDSYKKICLLNGYDDIDFLISKKNTIKEFELKTQKVYEQ; translated from the coding sequence ATGCAAAAGCTAACTATTATAAAATCCAGTGCAATTCCATTGCCTGTAGAAAATATAGATACTGATCAGATCATTCCTGCAAGATTTCTGAAAAGTATAGACAAAAAAGGATTCGGAGATAATTTGTTCAGGGATTGGAGATATGATGTTCATACCAATGAACCGAATGCTAATTTCATTTTAAATAAACCTCAGTACAAAGGAGAAATTCTAGTCGCAGGTAATAATTTTGGTTGTGGAAGCAGTCGTGAACATGCAGCCTGGTCTTTAACTGATTTTGGTTTCAAGGTGATTGTATCAAGTTATTTTGCCGATATTTTTAAAGGAAATGCTTTAAATAACGGATTATTGCCCGTAAAAGTTTCGGAGGATTTTTTAAAAGATATTCTAAAAGATATTACAGAGAATCCTGAAGAGGAAGTAATTATTGATGTGGAGCAGCAAACGATTAGTTTTAAAAATAAAACTGAATGCTTTGAACTTGATTCTTACAAAAAGATCTGCCTTCTGAATGGATATGATGATATTGATTTTTTAATCAGTAAAAAAAACACAATAAAAGAATTCGAATTAAAAACACAAAAAGTTTATGAGCAATAA
- the leuB gene encoding 3-isopropylmalate dehydrogenase, with protein MSNNYFKIAVLPGDGIGPEVVNESVKILKVIGEVFQCNFQFKYGVVGAEAIYQTGDPLPEKTLELCKDSDAVLFGAIGDPSFDNNPDAKVRPEQGLLKLRKELGLFANIRPLKTYSSLIEKSPLKKEIIEGTDIQIFRELVSGIYFGEKFTEEKGAYAYDVCKYSREDIIPIVHMAFQEAQKRKNKVTLIDKANVLDTSRLWRKICKEVAQDYPGVQLDFMFVDNAAMQLILNPKQFDVIVTENMFGDIISDEASVIGGSIGLLPSASIGDSNAMFEPIHGSYPQAKGKGIANPIASILSTAMMLDYLQLEQAANKLRESVEHAIENKYVTVDLNAKQPYSTSEVGDFIADYIKFSEKSYYNFENIKIGKSTIV; from the coding sequence ATGAGCAATAATTATTTCAAAATAGCGGTTCTTCCCGGAGACGGGATTGGTCCGGAGGTGGTTAATGAAAGTGTGAAAATCTTAAAAGTAATCGGAGAAGTTTTCCAGTGCAACTTTCAGTTCAAATATGGAGTGGTAGGAGCCGAAGCTATTTATCAGACTGGTGATCCGCTACCGGAGAAAACACTGGAGCTCTGTAAAGATTCAGATGCAGTTCTTTTCGGAGCTATCGGAGATCCTTCATTCGACAATAACCCTGATGCTAAGGTTAGACCTGAGCAAGGCCTGCTAAAACTTCGTAAAGAGCTGGGGCTTTTTGCTAACATCAGACCTTTAAAAACATATTCCTCACTGATTGAGAAAAGTCCTTTGAAAAAAGAGATCATTGAAGGGACAGATATTCAGATTTTCAGGGAATTGGTAAGTGGGATTTATTTTGGGGAGAAATTTACCGAAGAAAAAGGAGCTTACGCATATGATGTATGCAAATACAGCAGAGAAGATATTATTCCAATTGTTCATATGGCTTTTCAGGAGGCACAAAAGCGGAAAAACAAAGTAACACTTATTGATAAAGCTAACGTGTTGGATACCTCAAGATTGTGGAGAAAGATCTGTAAAGAGGTTGCTCAGGATTATCCTGGGGTTCAATTGGATTTTATGTTTGTTGATAATGCTGCAATGCAGTTAATTCTTAATCCGAAACAATTTGATGTTATCGTAACAGAGAATATGTTTGGTGATATTATTTCCGACGAAGCCAGTGTAATAGGAGGCTCGATCGGATTGTTGCCTTCAGCTTCTATAGGTGATTCTAATGCGATGTTTGAACCTATACACGGTTCATATCCGCAGGCAAAAGGAAAGGGAATTGCCAATCCTATCGCATCGATATTGAGTACAGCCATGATGCTTGATTATCTGCAATTGGAACAGGCGGCAAATAAATTAAGGGAATCTGTGGAACATGCTATTGAGAATAAATATGTAACCGTTGATCTTAATGCCAAGCAGCCTTATTCTACAAGTGAAGTAGGGGATTTTATTGCTGATTATATTAAGTTTTCTGAGAAATCTTATTATAATTTTGAGAATATTAAGATCGGAAAATCTACAATTGTATAA
- a CDS encoding DUF4230 domain-containing protein — MKNNKLILSFAAGILVMLFLFFGLKSCFNFGGKTEKSDYYILTNQISKMNKMVVLEQNTSSMQKTKMGYEVFGNEVSSNSIITYTKTNAQVSYDLNKMKMEVDSINKKLIITELPNADVRITPSVEIQSLDDSFLNRITEKDIKNVTQKAKDTAIKTIDENRLRNEGRKQLMENLNNIFVLAKALNYTIEDKTGQLGILAL, encoded by the coding sequence TTGAAAAATAATAAACTAATACTATCATTTGCAGCAGGAATTCTTGTCATGTTATTCCTGTTTTTTGGTCTTAAATCGTGTTTTAATTTTGGTGGAAAAACGGAAAAATCAGATTATTATATTCTGACCAACCAGATTTCTAAAATGAATAAAATGGTGGTTTTAGAGCAGAATACTTCCAGCATGCAAAAAACGAAAATGGGTTATGAGGTATTTGGAAATGAAGTTTCAAGTAACAGCATCATTACCTATACCAAGACCAATGCTCAGGTTTCTTATGATCTTAATAAGATGAAAATGGAAGTTGATTCTATCAATAAAAAACTGATCATTACTGAATTGCCAAATGCAGATGTCAGAATTACACCAAGCGTAGAAATACAGTCTTTGGATGATTCTTTTTTAAATAGAATTACAGAGAAAGATATTAAGAATGTCACTCAGAAAGCAAAAGATACAGCCATTAAAACAATTGATGAAAATCGATTAAGAAATGAGGGCCGTAAACAGCTTATGGAAAATCTTAATAATATTTTCGTTTTGGCAAAGGCTTTGAATTATACCATAGAAGATAAAACAGGTCAACTAGGTATTTTAGCACTTTAA
- a CDS encoding thioredoxin domain-containing protein: protein MKKFITNIVAISSLVLAAQQFNAQKVVMNREVETQKDGKMLLGNQLKEQFLKEPYADWYVKEHDEYALDQKAIAELKKAKITSYNITVFMGTWCEDSHRDFPRLMRILEEVKFPDNKLTIIAVNRKKESPSGEEGLYNIQKVPTIIVEKYEKEIGRIIEMPKTGYVERDLVDILKKDDKSVIREIFKK, encoded by the coding sequence ATGAAAAAATTTATTACAAATATTGTTGCCATTTCAAGTCTCGTTTTGGCTGCCCAACAGTTCAATGCTCAAAAAGTAGTGATGAACCGTGAGGTAGAAACTCAAAAAGACGGGAAAATGCTTTTGGGAAACCAGCTAAAAGAACAATTTCTAAAAGAGCCTTATGCCGATTGGTATGTGAAAGAGCATGATGAATATGCACTTGACCAGAAAGCCATCGCTGAGCTGAAGAAAGCCAAAATAACCTCTTATAATATTACTGTTTTCATGGGAACCTGGTGTGAAGACAGCCATAGGGATTTCCCAAGGCTAATGAGGATTTTAGAAGAAGTGAAATTTCCTGATAATAAGCTGACTATTATTGCTGTCAATCGTAAGAAAGAGTCTCCATCGGGCGAAGAAGGTCTTTATAACATTCAAAAAGTTCCTACGATCATTGTAGAAAAATATGAAAAAGAGATTGGGAGAATTATAGAAATGCCTAAAACAGGTTATGTTGAAAGAGATTTGGTTGACATTTTGAAAAAAGATGACAAATCTGTAATTCGGGAAATATTTAAAAAATAA